In Drosophila santomea strain STO CAGO 1482 chromosome 3L, Prin_Dsan_1.1, whole genome shotgun sequence, a single window of DNA contains:
- the LOC120449903 gene encoding putative mediator of RNA polymerase II transcription subunit 12, translating to MFMQSAVGQGQGQGQRDTRTLLDPCGTNGRRWIMGLILGYTIMSLMVVKVASAATLYQQHQQHHLQQQSANDIESSADEPSQPTTETEPSDSDTDIEKMRAKLQQLQHEQQQQYLRQQQHQLQLHLQQMQATQGAAGETAYLLERADSNVAPIYGTWRTKAQRQQHATSSHEPDDAHVYERLPKRSATMTPLRGLLRDQMPRPPRLTTQDMQLSLGSPSPPPPPTKGLLRRQYSETPGTRALRGQEEFKPKPFHFPYEGPMPEQFTKGEGRPELNNIQDILQHLHIGGLAPSKLPPMVMMPTGLHIAGTFKNLKSSGIGNFFRGKRNKKQMQFTIPMPMFPMMSMPMPWYNPAVMPHQRVAIDQLYPYKPRSPQDVNLLAMQPLGNAKPLSKKKKKKQQQLQQQQLQQQLQQQQQQQQQQLLEHGSQQHFVADPFVPQHFAPPVIALNATRQPQLKRLPFKVNLDIYPVLPPSRPASVMRHPFQQDYVLPSPAALTGTTAAAYQMGQGIYQTPFKFPTQQPVVFPDQATRYSQQQALYHNQVHKFPPPKSVHPDEPIYGQTSGQGSAQGQGQVESQTSPIMLHLNVFPKQKPTATIRASTNPFYHHSMQRNMMNSNDLPPPNPPSPIEPRQAVNGSGPGLQQQQQQQQQQQQHHPSHNQTQQQHQATQQQHLQSLPGNRSSTISRSDHLPLIDFEHPIVAAELPDPSAFGGIRQDHRYRKTPADEHYRYPKNANIEQMAAEAQTASLFRFPVEDLIQFQVDDAL from the exons ATGTTCATGCAGTCGGCAGTCGGtcaaggacaaggacaaggacaacGGGACACTCGAACGCTACTGGATCCTTGCGGGACTAACGGCAGGCGGTGGATTATGGGCCTGATCCTGGGGTACACAATT ATGTCTCTCATGGTAGTGAAGGTCGCCTCAGCAGCCACTCTTTAtcaacagcaccagcagcatcatctgcagcagcaatcTGCGAACGACATTGAGTCCTCAGCAGACGAGCCATCCCAGCCCACGACGGAGACGGAGCCCTCGGACAGCGACACAGACATCGAGAAGATGCGGGCCAAgttgcagcaactgcagcacgagcagcagcagcagtacctgcgccagcagcaacatcagctcCAGCTGCATCTGCAGCAGATGCAGGCGACGCAGGGAGCTGCTGGGGAAACCGCCTACTTATTGGAGCGTGCCGACAGCAACGTTGCACCCATCTACGGGACGTGGCGCACGAAAGCGCAACGGCAGCAACACGCAACATCGTCGCACGAACCGGACGACGCCCATGTTTACGAGCGCCTGCCCAAGCGATCAGCCACCATGACGCCTCTGAGGGGGTTGCTGCGCGATCagatgccacgccccccgcgCCTCACCACCCAGGATATGCAGTTGTCCCTGGGCTCGCCCtctccgccgccgccgcccacaAAGGGTTTGCTACGACGGCAGTACTCCGAAACGCCGGGAACGCGCGCTCTTCGAGGGCAGGAAGAGTTCAAGCCCAAGCCGTTCCACTTTCCCTACGAGGGTCCGATGCCGGAGCAGTTCACCAAGGGTGAGGGTCGTCCCGAGCTGAACAACATCCAGGACATCCTGCAGCACCTGCACATCGGCGGCTTGGCCCCCAGCAAACTGCCGCCCATGGTGATGATGCCCACGGGTCTGCACATCGCAGGCACTTTCAAGAACTTGAAGTCCAGTGGCATTGGGAACTTTTTCCGCGGGAAGCGCAACAAGAAGCAGATGCAGTTCACCATTCCGATGCCCATGTTTCCCATGATGTCTATGCCCATGCCGTGGTACAATCCCGCTGTTATGCCCCATCAGAGGGTGGCCATCGATCAACTGTATCCCTACAAGCCCCGTTCGCCGCAGGATGTTAATCTGTTGGCCATGCAGCCACTGGGAAACGCAAAACCGTTGTctaagaagaagaaaaagaagcagcaacagcttcagcagcaacagcttcagcagcaactgcaacagcagcagcaacaacagcagcaacagctacTGGAGCATGGCAGTCAGCAGCACTTTGTGGCAGATCCCTTCGTGCCACAGCACTTTGCACCACCTGTGATCGCACTGAATGCCACACGACAGCCGCAGCTGAAAAGGCTTCCTTTCAAGGTCAATCTGGACATATATCCTGTGCTGCCGCCCTCGCGTCCTGCCTCGGTGATGCGACATCCTTTCCAGCAAGACTACGTCCTGCCCTCGCCTGCTGCCTTGACTGGAACCACGGCGGCCGCTTATCAGATGGGCCAGGGCATTTACCAGACCCCCTTCAAGTTCCCCACCCAGCAGCCCGTAGTCTTCCCTGACCAGGCTACCAGATACAGTCAGCAGCAGGCTTTGTACCACAACCAGGTCCACAAGTTCCCGCCTCCGAAGAGCGTGCATCCCGATGAGCCCATCTACGGACAGACTTCTGGACAGGGCTCTGCACAGGGTCAGGGTCAGGTGGAAAGCCAAACGAGCCCCATCATGCTGCACCTGAACGTGTTCCCCAAGCAGAAGCCAACTGCCACAATTCGCGCCTCCACCAATCCATTCTACCATCACAGCATGCAACGCAACATGATGAACTCAAACGACTTGCCGCCACCCAATCCGCCCAGTCCCATTGAACCCAGACAGGCGGTCAATGGCAGTGGCCCTGGtctgcagcaacaacagcagcagcagcagcagcagcagcaacaccatcCGTCGCATAATCAaacccagcagcaacatcaggcgacacaacagcaacacttGCAATCCCTGCCCGGCAATCGATCCAGCACCATTTCGCGCAGCGATCATCTGCCGCTGATTGACTTTGAGCATCCTATTGTGGCGGCTGAGCTCCCAGATCCTTCCGCCTTTGGCGGCATTCGGCAGGATCATCGATATAGGAAAACACCGGCGGATGAGCACTATCGTTATCCGAAGAACGCCAATATCGAACAGATGGCAGCGGAGGCCCAGACCGCCTCGCTCTTCCGATTTCCCGTCGAGGATCTGATACAGTTCCAGGTGGACGATGCTCTCTAA